The following proteins are co-located in the uncultured Tolumonas sp. genome:
- a CDS encoding NUDIX domain-containing protein encodes MNTRFKPRRATCIVECDNGILLAETSGGLLLLPGGQANRGESRLEAAIRELREETTLQAHAAIYLFDHESYSNRHKVFYLIATGTPKPQDDAVALHYTKSLTAEQQATLSPATIEILRRFDDVKKEHEQQFAMLKTICLKDKLAI; translated from the coding sequence ATGAATACACGTTTCAAACCACGCCGCGCGACCTGTATTGTTGAATGTGATAATGGCATTTTGCTGGCAGAAACAAGCGGCGGCCTTTTATTATTACCCGGTGGACAAGCAAACCGCGGCGAATCCAGGCTGGAAGCCGCCATCCGCGAATTAAGAGAAGAGACAACCTTACAGGCGCATGCTGCTATCTATTTATTCGATCACGAATCTTATTCCAACCGGCATAAAGTGTTTTATCTCATCGCCACTGGCACACCGAAACCGCAAGATGATGCGGTAGCGTTGCATTACACAAAGTCATTAACCGCAGAACAGCAAGCCACGCTATCTCCTGCAACAATAGAAATTCTTCGCCGCTTCGATGACGTCAAAAAAGAACATGAGCAACAATTCGCCATGCTCAAGACTATTTGTTTGAAAGACAAACTGGCGATTTAA
- a CDS encoding cation-transporting P-type ATPase yields the protein MFIANLSVTEALDSLKTTEQGLTHAEAQRRLREFGYNRLEVVKQKSILLRFFSEFTHFFAIILWIAAGLAFFAETRASNEGMLTLGIAILGVILINGIFSFWQEYRAERAISALTKLLPQQALVLRDGQLQPILAEMLVPGDCIVLEEGDNVPADCRLIYAAGVRVNISTVTGESLPMARAAETVADNSALNAKNLLLAGTSVVSGQCRAVIFATGRHTEFGQIAHLTQTEQGSISHLQLEIARLSKLVAGFAATLGIIFFGIGSLLGLPFWDNLMFAIGIIVANVPEGLLPTVTLSLAMATQRMAKRHALVRHLTAVETLGSTTVICSDKTGTLTQNKMTARRIYRHNRLNEIGDHAAYASDIRLIQNAQYCHNLKKSFHENQPIWLGDPMEIALADFGKQSHDFGDIPISSEIVFDSDRKRMSVVIEHAGERWLYCKGAPETVLPMCKHVISQTESTDQLMPIDHAVQRQITAAQNTMANDGLRVLAFAYRRLDAEQLPEEHDLIFSALIGLHDPPRPEVKEAMARCHSAGIKVIMVTGDHPHTAVAIAREIGLVTSANPVVLEGQVLRKMSAAHLHLVLDSPEIIFARVTAEQKMHVVKALKRKNEIVAVTGDGVNDAPALKIADIGIAMGVSGTDVAKEASDIILLDDNFASIVNAIEEGRTVFENIRKFLTYILTSNIPELLPYIAFVIFKIPLPLTIIQILAVDLGTDMLPALALGAESSDKNLMQQPPRPAKERLLSWPLIIRAYLWLGMLEALASLTVFFFVLQQSGWEYGALLSKTDLVYQQATTACLAAIVMAQIMNVFVCRHPRMSVFQLNISGNPLLWLGIFVEIILILLVVYTPWGNALFGTQPLGLSVWGLMIVLALCLGGMEELRKAIMRRMSVS from the coding sequence ATGTTTATTGCCAATCTTTCCGTTACTGAGGCTCTCGATAGTCTTAAAACGACAGAGCAAGGGCTGACTCATGCGGAGGCGCAACGGCGATTGCGCGAATTTGGTTATAACCGGTTGGAAGTGGTTAAGCAAAAGTCGATTTTGCTGCGTTTTTTCAGCGAATTTACGCACTTCTTTGCAATTATTTTATGGATCGCTGCCGGGCTGGCTTTTTTTGCGGAAACCCGAGCGTCCAATGAAGGGATGTTAACCTTGGGCATCGCCATCCTTGGCGTTATTCTCATCAACGGTATCTTTTCATTTTGGCAAGAGTATCGCGCAGAACGTGCTATTTCAGCGTTAACCAAATTATTGCCGCAACAAGCACTGGTGCTTCGCGATGGTCAATTACAACCAATATTGGCTGAAATGCTGGTGCCAGGAGACTGCATCGTTTTAGAGGAAGGCGATAATGTGCCAGCCGATTGTCGGTTGATTTATGCCGCCGGTGTGCGGGTTAATATCTCGACGGTGACTGGTGAATCATTACCCATGGCGCGCGCAGCTGAAACGGTGGCAGATAATTCGGCATTAAATGCCAAAAATTTACTGTTGGCTGGAACTTCGGTGGTGTCGGGGCAGTGTCGGGCGGTTATCTTTGCAACCGGGCGGCATACTGAATTTGGCCAGATAGCCCATCTGACGCAAACAGAGCAAGGTAGCATCTCTCATTTACAGTTGGAAATTGCCCGACTGTCAAAGCTGGTGGCTGGATTTGCGGCAACATTAGGCATCATATTCTTTGGTATTGGCTCTCTTTTAGGTTTGCCTTTTTGGGATAACCTGATGTTTGCGATTGGAATTATTGTGGCGAATGTACCGGAAGGGTTATTGCCTACTGTGACACTGAGTCTGGCGATGGCCACACAACGCATGGCAAAACGACATGCGCTGGTGCGTCATTTAACAGCGGTGGAAACGCTGGGTTCCACCACGGTGATTTGTTCCGATAAAACCGGCACATTAACGCAAAACAAAATGACCGCCCGCAGAATTTATCGGCACAACCGGTTAAATGAAATTGGTGATCACGCAGCATATGCGAGTGACATTCGACTGATACAAAATGCGCAATATTGCCATAATCTGAAGAAGAGTTTTCACGAAAATCAGCCTATTTGGTTAGGTGATCCGATGGAGATTGCACTCGCCGATTTTGGAAAGCAGAGCCATGATTTTGGTGATATTCCAATCAGCTCTGAGATCGTGTTTGATAGTGATCGCAAGCGGATGTCGGTGGTGATCGAGCATGCCGGAGAACGTTGGTTATATTGCAAAGGGGCGCCCGAGACAGTATTACCGATGTGTAAGCATGTGATAAGTCAGACAGAAAGCACAGATCAATTGATGCCAATTGATCATGCGGTGCAGCGGCAGATCACGGCAGCACAAAACACCATGGCGAACGATGGTTTGCGGGTGTTGGCTTTTGCTTACCGTCGCTTAGACGCAGAGCAGCTTCCTGAAGAGCATGATCTGATTTTTTCTGCACTGATTGGCTTACACGATCCACCTCGGCCTGAGGTTAAAGAGGCAATGGCGCGTTGTCATTCGGCCGGGATCAAAGTCATCATGGTCACCGGTGATCACCCACATACTGCGGTAGCCATTGCACGTGAAATTGGTTTGGTAACATCGGCTAATCCGGTGGTTTTAGAGGGCCAGGTGTTACGTAAAATGAGCGCTGCGCATTTGCATCTGGTTCTCGATAGCCCGGAGATCATTTTTGCCCGAGTGACGGCCGAGCAGAAAATGCATGTTGTGAAAGCGCTGAAACGTAAGAATGAAATTGTTGCGGTAACCGGTGATGGTGTGAACGATGCGCCGGCACTAAAAATTGCTGATATCGGCATCGCGATGGGCGTATCTGGTACTGATGTCGCGAAAGAGGCGTCCGATATTATTTTGCTCGATGATAATTTTGCCAGCATCGTCAATGCGATCGAAGAAGGGCGTACTGTCTTTGAAAATATCCGCAAATTTCTGACATATATTCTGACATCCAACATTCCTGAATTGCTGCCTTATATTGCCTTCGTTATCTTCAAGATCCCATTACCGTTGACCATTATTCAAATTCTGGCTGTCGATTTGGGCACGGATATGTTGCCGGCATTAGCGCTCGGTGCAGAATCTTCCGATAAAAATTTGATGCAGCAGCCACCTCGTCCGGCGAAAGAACGGTTGTTGTCTTGGCCGTTAATAATTCGCGCATATTTATGGTTAGGGATGTTAGAAGCGTTGGCGTCATTGACCGTTTTCTTTTTCGTATTGCAGCAATCGGGCTGGGAATATGGCGCTCTATTGAGTAAAACCGATCTGGTTTACCAGCAAGCCACTACAGCATGTCTGGCTGCCATTGTCATGGCGCAGATCATGAACGTGTTTGTTTGCCGGCATCCGCGCATGTCGGTATTTCAACTTAACATCAGCGGCAACCCATTACTGTGGTTAGGGATTTTCGTTGAAATTATTCTGATCTTGCTGGTGGTATACACCCCGTGGGGGAATGCGTTATTTGGCACGCAACCACTGGGGTTATCGGTCTGGGGTTTGATGATTGTTTTAGCACTGTGTTTGGGCGGAATGGAAGAATTACGCAAGGCAATAATGCGCAGAATGTCCGTTTCCTGA
- a CDS encoding LysR substrate-binding domain-containing protein has product MRNSLMRITLRQLQVFRAVCEHLSYSRAAEAMALTQPAVSLQMRQLEELIDHPLFEYVGKRLYLTQAAEGLLQASTDVFQRLDELDMELSELRGSLKGQLRVSVESSAKYLSPHLLAAFQRRHPEVSPLLRVVNRAQIIKRLTENRDDLVIMSLVPEDMALEFMPFLNNPIVAVAPAAHPACQIEHLTLKDLQEWPLLIREPGSGTRKACEEFFQQKRVHFSKTLELNSQEAQREGVVAGLGLAFLPRHAVHLELKAGVLRELPVKELPLYRSWCLVHARGKRLSPVAQAFVDFIREERAVISAIAKRFDVTISSER; this is encoded by the coding sequence ATGCGAAATTCACTGATGCGTATAACCTTACGTCAATTACAGGTGTTTCGAGCCGTGTGCGAACACCTCTCTTATAGTCGTGCTGCCGAGGCGATGGCTCTTACTCAACCGGCGGTGAGTTTGCAGATGCGGCAGCTGGAAGAGTTGATCGATCATCCGCTGTTTGAATATGTTGGCAAGAGGTTGTATCTCACTCAGGCGGCGGAAGGTCTGCTGCAGGCATCGACAGATGTGTTTCAACGCTTAGATGAGCTGGATATGGAGTTATCGGAACTCCGTGGCTCACTAAAAGGGCAGCTTCGTGTGTCAGTCGAATCGAGTGCGAAATATCTGTCGCCGCATTTACTGGCAGCGTTTCAGCGCCGGCACCCTGAAGTGAGCCCTTTGTTAAGGGTAGTGAACCGAGCTCAAATCATCAAACGTCTGACCGAAAATAGAGATGACTTGGTGATCATGTCGTTGGTGCCTGAAGATATGGCGTTGGAATTTATGCCGTTTCTGAATAACCCGATAGTTGCTGTGGCACCGGCCGCGCATCCGGCATGTCAGATAGAGCATCTGACATTAAAAGATTTACAGGAATGGCCGTTGCTTATTCGTGAGCCGGGGTCTGGAACGCGTAAAGCATGCGAAGAGTTTTTTCAGCAAAAGCGGGTACATTTTTCTAAAACACTTGAACTGAATTCTCAAGAGGCACAACGTGAGGGTGTGGTCGCGGGGTTAGGTTTAGCTTTTCTGCCTCGGCATGCGGTGCATCTTGAGCTGAAAGCCGGTGTATTACGCGAGTTACCGGTCAAAGAGTTACCCTTGTATCGCAGCTGGTGTTTGGTGCATGCCCGCGGTAAACGTTTGTCGCCGGTTGCGCAGGCATTTGTTGATTTTATTCGGGAAGAGCGCGCAGTCATTAGCGCTATTGCGAAGCGATTTGATGTAACGATATCGAGTGAGCGATAA